In Arthrobacter sp. SLBN-83, one DNA window encodes the following:
- a CDS encoding acyl carrier protein: MASNEEILAGLAEIVNEETGLAPEAVELDKSFTEDLDIDSISMMTIVVNAEEKFGVRIPDEEVKNLKTVGDAVSFIAGAQA; the protein is encoded by the coding sequence ATGGCTAGCAACGAAGAGATCCTGGCCGGCCTGGCTGAAATCGTCAACGAGGAAACCGGCCTGGCCCCGGAGGCCGTCGAGCTGGACAAGTCCTTCACCGAGGACCTGGACATCGACTCCATCTCCATGATGACCATCGTGGTCAACGCCGAGGAAAAGTTCGGCGTCCGCATCCCGGACGAAGAGGTCAAGAACCTCAAGACTGTTGGCGACGCTGTCAGCTTCATCGCCGGAGCACAGGCCTAG
- a CDS encoding beta-ketoacyl-ACP synthase III — translation MSVPTLKQAPIQEHTRIVGLGAYRPDVIVTNEDVCQWIDSSDEWIRQRTGIITRHRAAADVSVIDMAEGAAREAMEKAGIDGPDLGAVIVSTVTHPYATPSAAASLADRIGATPAPAFDISAACAGYCYGIAQADALVRSGAAKYVLVVGAEKLSDVIDNRERTISFLLGDGAGAVVIGPSDTPGIAPSVWGSDGSKWNAIGMTRSLLDVRDLGLAARQSDSTGDLALLEEAQELYPTLRQDGQTVFRWAVWEMAKVAQQALDAAGIQAEDLVAFIPHQANMRIIDEMVKKLKLPETVTVARDIAEAGNTSAASIPLATHRLLQENPGLSGGLALQIGFGAGLVFGAQVVVLP, via the coding sequence ATGAGCGTTCCCACGCTGAAGCAAGCTCCCATCCAGGAGCACACCCGGATCGTGGGCCTCGGTGCTTACCGGCCGGACGTCATCGTCACCAACGAGGACGTATGCCAGTGGATCGATTCCTCGGATGAGTGGATCCGCCAGCGCACGGGCATCATTACCCGCCACCGCGCTGCCGCGGACGTCAGCGTGATCGACATGGCTGAGGGCGCAGCGCGCGAAGCCATGGAGAAGGCCGGCATTGACGGCCCGGACCTCGGCGCAGTGATTGTCTCCACCGTGACCCACCCCTACGCCACACCGTCGGCCGCAGCAAGCCTGGCCGACCGGATAGGCGCCACTCCGGCTCCCGCCTTTGACATCTCCGCAGCGTGTGCCGGGTACTGCTACGGCATTGCCCAGGCCGACGCCCTGGTCCGCTCCGGAGCCGCAAAGTATGTCCTGGTGGTCGGCGCAGAGAAGCTGTCGGACGTGATCGACAACCGTGAACGCACCATTTCCTTCCTCCTTGGCGACGGTGCCGGCGCCGTCGTCATTGGCCCCTCCGACACCCCGGGCATCGCTCCGTCGGTGTGGGGTTCGGACGGCAGCAAGTGGAATGCCATTGGCATGACCCGCTCCCTGTTGGATGTCCGCGACCTGGGACTCGCCGCCCGCCAGTCCGACTCCACGGGCGACCTCGCACTCCTGGAAGAAGCCCAGGAACTGTACCCCACCCTCCGGCAGGACGGCCAGACCGTATTCCGCTGGGCGGTTTGGGAAATGGCCAAGGTGGCCCAGCAGGCACTCGATGCCGCAGGCATTCAAGCCGAGGACCTGGTGGCCTTCATCCCCCACCAGGCCAACATGCGCATCATCGACGAGATGGTGAAGAAGCTGAAGCTGCCCGAGACGGTTACAGTGGCACGGGACATTGCCGAAGCCGGCAACACCTCCGCTGCCTCCATCCCGCTGGCAACGCACCGTCTCCTGCAGGAGAACCCCGGACTGAGCGGCGGGCTGGCCCTGCAGATCGGTTTCGGTGCCGGGCTGGTCTTCGGCGCACAGGTAGTTGTCCTTCCCTAG
- a CDS encoding ACP S-malonyltransferase encodes MLAIVCPGQGSQTPGFLAPWLELPSVAGQLASLSDIAGIDLIAHGTTSDEDTIKDTAVAQPLIVAAGLVTAASLFDVELNSLPVILAGHSVGEITAAALAGVLTEQEAMTFVRERANSMAAAAAVTPTGMSAVVGGDPAEVLAAIEASGAAPANVNGAGQTVAAGTFEQLKALADNPPAKARVIPLKVAGAFHTSHMAPAVSALEALAPQLNPVAPKVPLLSNYDGGEVTDGGAAVESLIAQVSRPVRWDLCMEAMVKRGVTGLIELAPAGTLAGLAKRGMPGVKTVAVKTPDDLSAALALFAELEGNA; translated from the coding sequence GTGCTTGCAATAGTCTGCCCTGGACAGGGCTCGCAGACCCCGGGTTTTCTGGCCCCTTGGCTGGAACTACCCTCGGTGGCAGGCCAGCTGGCCTCCCTGAGTGACATCGCAGGCATTGACCTGATAGCCCACGGGACCACCTCCGACGAGGACACCATTAAGGACACTGCTGTCGCGCAGCCCCTGATCGTTGCCGCGGGCCTGGTCACCGCCGCTTCCCTCTTCGATGTTGAACTCAACTCCCTTCCAGTCATCCTGGCCGGCCACTCTGTTGGCGAAATCACCGCCGCCGCCCTCGCCGGCGTGTTGACGGAGCAGGAAGCCATGACGTTCGTCCGGGAGCGCGCCAACAGCATGGCCGCCGCGGCAGCCGTCACCCCCACCGGCATGAGCGCCGTCGTGGGCGGCGACCCGGCCGAGGTGCTTGCCGCGATCGAGGCATCCGGCGCCGCGCCGGCGAATGTCAATGGCGCCGGCCAAACAGTTGCCGCAGGTACTTTTGAACAGCTCAAGGCGCTGGCCGACAACCCGCCCGCCAAGGCGCGCGTCATTCCGCTCAAGGTGGCCGGCGCATTCCACACCAGCCACATGGCACCTGCAGTCAGCGCGCTGGAGGCGCTCGCTCCGCAGCTGAATCCCGTGGCACCGAAGGTGCCCCTGCTGTCGAATTACGACGGCGGGGAAGTCACCGACGGTGGGGCCGCCGTCGAAAGCCTGATCGCCCAGGTGTCCCGTCCGGTGCGCTGGGACCTCTGCATGGAAGCCATGGTTAAGCGCGGCGTTACCGGGCTGATCGAGCTGGCTCCCGCAGGCACCCTGGCCGGACTCGCCAAGCGCGGAATGCCCGGCGTCAAAACCGTCGCAGTCAAGACCCCCGACGACCTTTCCGCCGCGCTGGCGCTCTTCGCAGAACTGGAGGGCAACGCATGA
- a CDS encoding PucR family transcriptional regulator, which yields MPAPASPSSKRKPPAPKVTPEKSETLKQLRANVGQLSTTTMRKLEQSLPWYSRLSADERSALGMVAQNGIAAFVTWYERPSSPSWILTDVFGTAPTELTRSISLQKALQLIRIVVEVVEDQVPVIAPEADQPSLREAVLRYSREVAFAAADVYARAAESRGSWDTRLEALIVDAILRGENTDALRSRIAALGWKAQERFTVMVGNSPSEPSASYVSELRRMAGRYAEDALVGIQGDRLILILGGVQDRETAYVKLSDMFAPGPVVYGPEASSLLEASGSAQSAFAGLTAARAWPSAPRPVAADDLLPERVISGDDAARRSLVKNIYRPLLAASNGLVETLGTYLELGHSLEATARELFVHANTVRYRLKRVCDVTGWDPLLPREAFVLQAALVVGRLSAPPKAATERQASRNQA from the coding sequence ATGCCAGCACCAGCAAGCCCGTCTTCGAAGCGGAAACCGCCCGCGCCGAAGGTCACCCCGGAGAAGTCCGAGACCCTCAAGCAGCTCCGGGCGAATGTGGGACAACTCTCCACCACCACTATGCGCAAGCTTGAGCAGTCGCTGCCGTGGTACAGCCGGCTCAGCGCCGACGAGCGGTCTGCACTGGGCATGGTGGCGCAGAACGGTATCGCGGCCTTTGTCACCTGGTATGAGCGGCCCAGCTCGCCGTCATGGATCCTTACCGATGTATTCGGGACCGCCCCCACCGAACTGACCCGTTCCATCAGCCTCCAGAAGGCCCTGCAGCTGATCAGGATCGTGGTGGAGGTGGTGGAAGACCAGGTTCCGGTGATCGCACCGGAGGCAGACCAGCCATCCCTTCGCGAGGCGGTGCTGCGCTACTCAAGGGAAGTTGCCTTTGCAGCCGCGGATGTTTACGCAAGGGCTGCCGAGTCCCGCGGATCCTGGGACACGCGCCTGGAAGCTTTGATCGTGGATGCGATCCTGCGGGGCGAAAACACCGACGCCCTGCGCTCACGCATTGCCGCGCTTGGCTGGAAGGCGCAGGAACGGTTCACGGTCATGGTGGGCAATTCACCGTCCGAACCCAGCGCCAGCTACGTGAGCGAGTTGCGCCGAATGGCCGGACGGTACGCCGAGGATGCGCTGGTGGGGATCCAGGGCGACCGGCTGATCCTCATCCTCGGCGGGGTCCAGGACCGCGAAACGGCCTACGTGAAGCTGAGCGACATGTTTGCCCCCGGCCCCGTGGTCTACGGCCCGGAGGCCAGCTCGCTCCTGGAGGCCAGCGGGTCCGCCCAATCAGCATTTGCCGGGCTGACCGCAGCCCGGGCCTGGCCCTCCGCGCCCCGTCCGGTGGCCGCCGATGACCTGCTGCCGGAGCGGGTTATTTCCGGAGACGACGCTGCCCGCCGCTCCCTGGTAAAGAATATCTACCGGCCGCTGCTGGCCGCATCCAACGGCCTGGTGGAAACGCTGGGAACGTACCTGGAGCTGGGCCATTCCCTGGAGGCCACGGCGCGGGAACTCTTCGTCCACGCCAACACCGTCCGGTACCGCCTGAAGCGGGTCTGCGACGTCACCGGTTGGGACCCGCTGCTGCCTCGGGAGGCGTTCGTGCTGCAGGCGGCACTGGTGGTGGGCCGTCTTTCAGCCCCGCCCAAGGCCGCCACGGAGCGGCAGGCTTCCCGGAACCAGGCCTGA
- the aceE gene encoding pyruvate dehydrogenase (acetyl-transferring), homodimeric type: protein MAAGEDTSHILSGLTNQLPDRDPEETAEWVESLDALIREQGTERAQYIMRSLLQRAGAQSVGVPMVTTTDYVNTIPVDQEAEFPGNEEYERRYRAYMRWNAAVMVHRAQRPDIGVGGHISTYAGAATLYEVGFNHFFRGKDHPGGGDQVFFQGHASPGMYARAFMEGRLSEEDLDGFRQEKSREGHALSSYPHPRLMPHFWEFPTVSMGIGPMNAIYQAQNNRYLHNRGLKDTSDQQVWAFLGDGEMDEPESRGLLQLAANENLDNLNFVINCNLQRLDGPVRGNGKIMQELEAFFRGAGWNVIKVVWGREWDDLLTRDTDGSLVKIMNETVDGDYQTYKAESGGFVREHFFGKTPQTKDLVADLSDDQIWNLKRGGHDYRKVYAAYKAATEFKGKPTVILAHTVKGYGLGPHFEGRNATHQMKKLTLDDLKKFRDHLRIPVTDEQLEKDSYRPPYYHPGNDAPEIKYMMERRAALGGSVPERRNTHAEIVLPEAKSYEVAKRGSGKQMAATTMAFVRLLKDLMRDKNFGKHIAPIIPDEARTFGMDAFFPTAKIYNPKGQNYLSVDRDLVLAYKESPAGQLIHPGINEAGAVAAFTAAGTSYATHGIPLVPVYVFYSMFGFQRTGDAFWAAADQMTRGFIIGATAGRTTLTGEGLQHADGHSPLLASTNPAVLTYDPAYGYEIGHIVRSGLERMYGENSTDKNVMYYLTVYNEPIIQPAEPENLDVEGVIKGIYLLAPAKIDGPRTQILASGVSVPWALEAQRVLADDWNVSADVWSVTSWNELRRDGLAAEEEAFLNPGQPARVPFVTQQLEGATGPIVAVSDYMKAVPDQIRQFVPNEFATLGADGFGFSDTRAAARRYFKNDTHSIVVRALEMLARRGEVDVDAPVKAIEKYKLLNVNAGTTGNAGGEA, encoded by the coding sequence GTGGCTGCAGGAGAAGATACCTCCCATATCCTCAGCGGGTTGACTAACCAGCTGCCTGATCGTGATCCGGAAGAGACTGCCGAGTGGGTTGAGTCCCTGGATGCGTTGATCAGGGAACAGGGTACCGAGCGTGCCCAATACATCATGCGGAGCCTGCTGCAGCGCGCGGGCGCGCAGAGCGTGGGTGTGCCGATGGTGACCACCACCGATTACGTGAACACGATCCCGGTGGACCAGGAAGCGGAGTTCCCGGGCAACGAGGAATACGAGCGCCGCTACCGGGCGTACATGCGCTGGAACGCCGCGGTCATGGTGCACCGGGCGCAGCGGCCCGATATCGGCGTTGGCGGCCACATCTCCACCTACGCCGGAGCGGCGACCCTGTACGAGGTCGGGTTCAACCACTTCTTCCGCGGCAAGGACCACCCCGGCGGCGGGGACCAGGTCTTCTTCCAGGGCCACGCCTCCCCCGGCATGTACGCCCGCGCTTTCATGGAAGGTCGCCTGTCCGAGGAGGACCTGGACGGGTTCCGGCAGGAGAAGTCCCGCGAGGGCCATGCCCTGTCCTCCTACCCGCACCCGCGGTTGATGCCGCACTTCTGGGAATTCCCCACCGTGTCCATGGGCATCGGGCCGATGAACGCGATCTACCAGGCCCAGAACAACCGCTACCTGCACAACCGCGGCCTGAAAGACACCTCCGACCAGCAGGTCTGGGCGTTCCTGGGCGACGGGGAAATGGACGAACCCGAATCCCGCGGCCTGCTCCAGCTCGCCGCGAACGAGAACCTGGACAACCTGAACTTCGTGATCAACTGCAACCTCCAGCGCCTGGACGGCCCGGTGCGGGGCAACGGCAAGATCATGCAGGAACTCGAAGCGTTCTTCCGCGGCGCGGGCTGGAACGTGATCAAGGTCGTCTGGGGCCGGGAGTGGGATGACCTGCTCACCCGCGACACCGACGGGTCCCTGGTGAAGATCATGAACGAGACCGTCGACGGGGACTACCAGACCTACAAGGCAGAATCCGGCGGGTTCGTCCGCGAACACTTCTTCGGCAAAACCCCGCAGACCAAAGACCTCGTCGCGGACCTGTCCGATGACCAGATCTGGAACCTCAAACGCGGCGGTCACGACTACCGCAAGGTCTACGCCGCCTACAAGGCCGCCACCGAATTCAAGGGCAAACCTACCGTCATCCTCGCCCACACCGTCAAGGGCTACGGCCTCGGCCCCCACTTCGAAGGCCGCAACGCCACCCACCAGATGAAGAAACTCACTCTGGATGACCTGAAGAAGTTCCGCGACCACCTCCGGATCCCCGTCACCGACGAGCAGCTGGAGAAGGACTCCTACCGGCCGCCGTACTACCACCCCGGTAACGACGCCCCGGAAATCAAGTACATGATGGAGCGCCGCGCCGCGCTGGGCGGATCAGTCCCGGAGCGCCGCAACACCCACGCCGAAATCGTGCTGCCCGAGGCGAAGTCCTACGAGGTTGCCAAGCGCGGTTCAGGCAAGCAGATGGCCGCCACCACCATGGCGTTCGTCCGGCTCCTCAAGGACCTGATGCGGGACAAGAACTTCGGTAAGCACATCGCCCCGATCATCCCCGACGAAGCCCGTACCTTCGGCATGGATGCGTTCTTCCCGACGGCGAAGATCTACAACCCCAAGGGCCAGAACTACCTGTCGGTGGACCGTGACCTGGTCCTGGCCTACAAGGAGTCCCCTGCGGGCCAGCTGATCCACCCCGGCATCAACGAAGCCGGCGCCGTGGCAGCATTCACCGCCGCCGGAACCTCCTACGCCACCCACGGCATCCCCCTGGTCCCGGTCTACGTGTTCTACTCCATGTTCGGCTTCCAGCGCACCGGCGACGCCTTCTGGGCCGCCGCGGACCAAATGACCCGCGGCTTCATCATCGGCGCCACCGCAGGACGGACCACCCTCACCGGCGAAGGCCTCCAGCACGCCGACGGCCACTCCCCCCTGCTGGCCTCCACCAACCCCGCCGTCCTCACCTACGACCCCGCCTACGGCTACGAAATCGGACACATCGTCCGCTCCGGCCTGGAACGGATGTACGGGGAAAACTCCACGGACAAAAACGTCATGTACTACCTCACCGTGTACAACGAACCCATCATCCAGCCCGCAGAACCGGAGAACCTCGACGTCGAAGGCGTCATCAAGGGCATCTACCTGCTCGCCCCGGCAAAGATCGACGGTCCCCGCACCCAGATCCTCGCCTCCGGCGTCTCCGTCCCCTGGGCCCTCGAAGCCCAGCGCGTGCTGGCCGATGACTGGAACGTCTCCGCCGACGTCTGGTCCGTGACCTCCTGGAACGAACTCCGACGCGACGGCCTCGCCGCCGAAGAAGAAGCCTTCCTCAACCCCGGCCAGCCCGCCCGCGTCCCCTTCGTCACCCAGCAACTCGAAGGAGCCACCGGCCCCATCGTCGCCGTGTCCGACTACATGAAGGCCGTCCCGGACCAGATCCGGCAATTCGTCCCCAACGAATTCGCCACCCTCGGCGCCGATGGCTTCGGTTTCTCCGACACCCGCGCCGCAGCCCGCCGCTACTTCAAAAACGACACCCACTCCATCGTGGTCCGTGCCCTCGAAATGCTGGCGCGCCGCGGCGAGGTGGATGTCGACGCTCCGGTGAAGGCGATCGAGAAGTACAAGCTGCTCAACGTCAACGCCGGCACCACCGGCAACGCCGGAGGCGAAGCCTAG
- a CDS encoding DUF3052 domain-containing protein — translation MSEADAATSVNVAEKLGFKNGDLIQEFGYDDDVDFDLRDDIEDLTGSEMLDEDDHEVADAVILWWRDGDGDLVDSLVDSLTTLSENGVVWVLTPKSGRDGYVSPADIQEAAPTAGLHVTTSAGVSKDWSATRLVSRKNK, via the coding sequence GTGAGCGAGGCCGACGCCGCCACTTCGGTAAATGTGGCGGAAAAATTGGGTTTCAAAAACGGGGATCTGATTCAGGAGTTCGGTTACGACGACGATGTCGATTTCGACTTGCGTGACGATATTGAGGACCTCACCGGTTCCGAGATGCTGGACGAGGACGACCATGAAGTGGCGGACGCCGTCATCCTCTGGTGGCGCGACGGCGACGGCGACCTGGTGGACAGCCTGGTGGATTCCCTCACCACCCTGAGCGAAAACGGCGTTGTGTGGGTCCTTACCCCCAAATCCGGCAGGGACGGATACGTCTCACCCGCGGACATCCAGGAAGCCGCACCAACCGCCGGCCTGCATGTCACCACCTCCGCCGGAGTCTCGAAGGACTGGAGCGCCACCCGCCTGGTCAGCAGGAAGAACAAATGA
- a CDS encoding peroxiredoxin: MTAAVDAASAAVPALGATAPDFELANQYGEPVRLSSFRGQNVALVFYPFAFSGICTGELCEIRDNLGMFEDSKAVVLAVSVDSKFSLRAYAAQEGYTFDLLADFWPHGAVAAAYGVFDAGSGMAKRATFIIDSEGKVRYSVVNPRGQARNFNEYRTALADLKQA, from the coding sequence ATGACGGCAGCGGTTGATGCCGCTTCTGCAGCTGTCCCTGCGCTGGGAGCAACAGCGCCTGACTTTGAGCTCGCCAACCAGTACGGCGAGCCCGTGCGGTTGTCCTCCTTCCGCGGGCAAAACGTGGCACTCGTTTTCTATCCCTTTGCATTCTCCGGCATCTGCACGGGAGAGCTGTGCGAAATACGGGACAACCTGGGCATGTTCGAGGACTCGAAGGCAGTGGTCCTGGCAGTGTCCGTTGACAGCAAGTTCAGTCTCCGGGCCTATGCTGCGCAAGAAGGCTACACCTTCGACCTCCTCGCCGACTTTTGGCCACACGGAGCGGTCGCCGCAGCATACGGAGTGTTCGACGCCGGCAGCGGCATGGCCAAACGGGCCACCTTCATCATCGATTCCGAAGGCAAGGTCCGCTACAGCGTGGTGAATCCGCGCGGCCAGGCGCGCAACTTCAACGAGTACCGCACCGCCTTGGCGGACCTGAAGCAGGCCTGA
- a CDS encoding NAD-dependent protein deacetylase: MPGQRRGTGLTGFASMPPVPPAPPSGEELAVLVRIRDLLAGAPFALLTGAGLSTDSGIPDYRGPDSPPRSPMTYQEFVRHAENRRRYWARNHIGWSHMRHADPNQGHYSAAELERRGYLTGLITQNVDRLHQDAGSSNVVDLHGRYDQVICLDCGRTYSRRLLAGVFEELNPDFLERAAATGLVEMAPDADATVEDQALIDSFVVAVCPACGGTLKPDFVYFGENVPKDRVERSYAMVDQAAALLVAGSSLTVMSGLRFVRHAAKEDKPVVIINRGATRGDDRATIKLEAGVSQALQYLAAELPSL; this comes from the coding sequence ATGCCTGGGCAGCGGCGGGGGACGGGCCTTACCGGGTTTGCCAGCATGCCGCCGGTGCCCCCTGCACCGCCGTCAGGGGAGGAGCTGGCGGTGCTGGTCCGGATCCGTGACCTGCTTGCCGGCGCCCCGTTCGCGCTGCTGACGGGTGCCGGGCTCAGTACCGACTCCGGCATACCGGATTACCGGGGCCCGGATTCGCCGCCCCGGTCGCCCATGACCTACCAGGAATTCGTCCGCCACGCAGAGAACCGGCGGCGTTACTGGGCCAGGAACCACATCGGATGGTCGCACATGCGGCACGCGGACCCCAATCAGGGCCACTACTCCGCCGCGGAACTGGAACGGCGCGGCTACCTTACCGGCCTGATCACGCAGAACGTTGACCGGCTGCACCAGGACGCCGGCAGCTCCAACGTCGTCGATCTCCATGGCAGGTATGACCAGGTCATCTGCCTTGACTGCGGGCGTACCTACTCGCGGCGGCTCCTAGCCGGTGTTTTCGAAGAACTCAACCCTGATTTCCTGGAGCGGGCTGCAGCAACCGGCTTGGTGGAGATGGCGCCGGACGCCGACGCCACCGTGGAGGATCAGGCCCTCATTGACAGCTTCGTGGTGGCGGTTTGTCCAGCGTGCGGCGGAACCTTGAAGCCAGACTTCGTCTACTTCGGGGAAAACGTCCCCAAGGATCGGGTTGAACGCTCGTACGCCATGGTGGATCAGGCAGCTGCCCTGCTGGTTGCCGGTTCGTCCCTGACGGTCATGAGCGGCCTGCGGTTTGTCAGGCACGCCGCCAAGGAGGACAAGCCAGTGGTCATTATTAACCGGGGTGCCACCCGGGGCGACGACAGGGCAACCATCAAGCTCGAGGCGGGGGTCAGCCAGGCGCTGCAGTACCTTGCGGCTGAACTTCCCTCCCTTTAG
- a CDS encoding FadR/GntR family transcriptional regulator: protein MTSSLHHRAIENLGTRIISGDLPAGHVMLAEQLEDELKVSRSVIREAVRVLQSLGLVETTKRVGIRVLPSSRWNPFDPQVIRWRLASDARGAQLRSLAELRAAVEPAAAELAAQNAPAQLRMELVDVARAMREAGNNGEVARFLELDIRFHSLLLSGSGNEMFANLMGQVAETLTGRTVHGLMPDHPHQAALQWHEDVAEAIARGDAASAREASDRIMRRTMSQMADTWTQQPRVFIPVRQ, encoded by the coding sequence ATGACCAGCAGCCTCCACCACCGTGCCATCGAAAACCTTGGCACCCGGATTATCTCGGGGGACCTCCCTGCCGGCCACGTCATGCTCGCCGAGCAACTCGAGGATGAGCTGAAGGTTTCCCGTTCGGTTATCCGGGAAGCAGTCAGGGTCCTGCAGTCGCTGGGGCTGGTGGAAACCACCAAGCGGGTGGGCATCCGGGTGTTGCCGTCAAGCCGCTGGAATCCTTTCGACCCGCAGGTAATCCGGTGGCGGCTGGCCAGCGACGCCCGCGGCGCGCAGCTGCGTTCCCTTGCCGAATTGCGGGCCGCGGTGGAACCGGCGGCTGCAGAACTGGCAGCACAGAACGCCCCGGCGCAGCTGCGGATGGAGCTCGTGGATGTTGCCCGCGCAATGCGGGAGGCCGGGAACAATGGGGAGGTTGCCCGCTTCCTGGAACTGGATATCCGGTTCCACTCGCTGCTGCTTTCGGGTTCGGGCAATGAGATGTTCGCCAACCTCATGGGTCAGGTGGCCGAAACGCTGACAGGCCGTACTGTCCACGGCCTGATGCCGGACCACCCTCACCAGGCCGCGCTGCAGTGGCATGAGGACGTGGCGGAGGCGATCGCCAGGGGCGACGCCGCCTCCGCCCGGGAAGCGTCCGACCGGATCATGCGCCGCACGATGTCCCAGATGGCCGATACCTGGACGCAGCAGCCTCGGGTGTTCATCCCCGTCAGGCAATGA
- the gndA gene encoding NADP-dependent phosphogluconate dehydrogenase: MSAHIGVTGLAVMGANLARNLARNGFTVALHNRSVEKTDALLEKHGSEGDFIRTETLQELVDSLEKPRRVLIMVKAGKPVDSVIEQLEPLLEPGDIIIDAGNSHYEDTRRREAALAKKDLHFVGVGVSGGEEGALNGPSIMPGGSKESYKALGPLLEKISAKVDGEPCCAWIGTDGAGHFVKMVHNGIEYADMQVIGEAFDLLRSGAGIEPAEQAKIFSDWNKGELSSFLIEISAEVLGHVDAKTGKPFVDVVVDAAGQKGTGRWTVISALELGSPVSGIAESVFARALSSQAAQRKLGQELLAGNEATVEIPETFVEDVRQALYASKLVSYAQGLDMLTSAAKEYGWDLKLDEIASLWRAGCIIRAELLKDITKAYAADEKPANLLFAPAFTKAIADALPAWRRVVATAVRLGIPVPVFSSSLAYYDGLRRKRVAAALIQGQRDLFGAHTYGRIDTEGTFHTLWGEDKSEVEAVDTH, translated from the coding sequence ATGTCTGCACACATCGGTGTCACCGGCCTCGCCGTCATGGGCGCCAACCTGGCCCGTAACCTGGCCCGCAACGGGTTCACGGTTGCCCTGCACAACAGGTCGGTGGAGAAGACGGACGCGCTGCTGGAAAAGCACGGTTCGGAGGGTGACTTCATCCGGACCGAGACCCTGCAGGAACTGGTTGACTCCCTGGAGAAGCCGCGCCGGGTACTTATCATGGTCAAGGCCGGCAAGCCTGTGGACTCCGTCATCGAGCAGCTGGAGCCGCTGCTGGAGCCGGGCGACATCATCATCGATGCCGGCAACTCCCATTACGAGGACACCCGCCGCCGGGAAGCGGCGCTGGCCAAGAAGGACCTGCACTTCGTGGGCGTCGGTGTCTCCGGCGGCGAGGAGGGCGCACTGAACGGCCCGTCCATCATGCCGGGCGGTTCGAAGGAGTCCTACAAGGCCCTGGGCCCGCTGCTGGAGAAGATCTCCGCAAAAGTCGACGGCGAGCCCTGCTGCGCGTGGATCGGCACCGACGGTGCAGGACACTTCGTCAAAATGGTCCACAACGGCATCGAGTACGCGGACATGCAGGTCATCGGCGAAGCCTTCGACCTGCTCCGTTCCGGCGCAGGCATCGAGCCTGCCGAACAGGCCAAGATCTTCTCCGACTGGAACAAGGGCGAGCTGTCCTCCTTCCTGATCGAGATCTCCGCCGAGGTCCTGGGCCACGTTGACGCCAAGACCGGAAAGCCGTTCGTCGACGTCGTCGTTGATGCCGCCGGCCAGAAGGGCACCGGCCGCTGGACCGTCATCTCCGCCCTGGAACTCGGCTCGCCGGTATCCGGCATCGCCGAATCCGTTTTCGCACGCGCCCTCTCCTCCCAGGCCGCGCAGCGCAAGTTGGGCCAGGAACTGCTGGCCGGCAACGAGGCCACCGTCGAGATCCCGGAGACGTTCGTGGAGGACGTCCGCCAGGCCCTCTACGCCTCCAAGCTGGTTTCCTACGCCCAGGGCCTGGACATGCTGACTTCCGCCGCCAAGGAATACGGCTGGGACCTGAAGCTGGACGAGATCGCGTCCCTGTGGCGTGCCGGCTGCATCATCCGCGCCGAGCTCCTCAAGGACATCACCAAGGCCTACGCCGCTGACGAGAAGCCTGCAAACCTGCTGTTCGCCCCGGCATTCACCAAGGCCATCGCCGACGCCCTGCCGGCTTGGCGCCGTGTCGTCGCCACGGCCGTCCGGCTGGGCATCCCGGTCCCGGTGTTCTCTTCATCGCTGGCCTACTACGACGGCCTGCGCCGCAAGCGCGTAGCCGCCGCCCTGATCCAGGGCCAGCGTGACCTGTTCGGTGCACACACGTACGGACGCATCGACACCGAAGGCACCTTCCACACCCTGTGGGGCGAGGACAAGTCCGAGGTTGAAGCGGTGGACACGCACTAG